The proteins below are encoded in one region of Opisthocomus hoazin isolate bOpiHoa1 chromosome 26, bOpiHoa1.hap1, whole genome shotgun sequence:
- the G6PC3 gene encoding glucose-6-phosphatase 3: protein MDALHATGIRFAEVLQSGPPWMEKFWISVTSLADPKCIFTICFPLAYFLDHKVGVSVLWIGLVSEWLNVVLKWFLFGERPFWWVHESGFASEGMVTLRQFPVSCETGPGSPSGHCMITGAALWPLVSALTALASRRCASTAARLTPPGAYALLLLAIGLSRVFVLAHFPHQVVGGILAGAALGWGLQARTPVARSPGFFAAAALALLLGSVALHSAVIAAGIDIDWSICLAAEWCSDPAWLRRDTRPFASICRDAGSAAGLGLAAAFPPRRGKRLDPRQRLAGAVLAVGAVQALHRLPQPTDGTLWYGTSFLRYAAGPWLVASLLPRLLLSLARSPGSPHAE, encoded by the exons ATGGATGCCCTGCACGCCACCGGCATCCGCTTCGCGGAGGTGCTGCAGTCCGGGCCGCCCTGGATGGAAAAATTCTGGATCTCCGTGACCTCCCTGGCCGATCCCAAATGCATCTTCACCATCTGCTTCCCCCTCGCCTATTTCCTTGACCACAAAGTGGGGGTGTCGGTGCTGTGGATCGGCCTGGTGTCAGAGTGGCTCAACGTGGTCCTCAAATG GTTCCTGTTCGGGGAGCGCCCGTTCTGGTGGGTCCATGAGTCGGGGTTCGCCAGCGAGGGGATGGTGACGTTGCGCCAGTTCCCCGTCTCCTGCGAAACGGGACCGG GGAGCCCCTCCGGCCACTGCATGATCACGGGGGCGGCTCTCTGGCCGCTCGTCTCCGCGCTGACGGCGCTGGCGTCCAGGCGCTGCGCCAG CACGGCGGCCAGGCTGACCCCCCCCGGCGCCtacgccctcctcctcctcgccatcGGGCTCTCGCGGGTCTTCGTCCTGGCCCATTTCCCTCATCAGGTGGTGGGCGGCATCCTggcag gggcagccctgggctgggggctgcaggctcGCACCCCCGTCGCCCGCTCCCCGGGCTTCTTCGCGGCCGCCGCGCTGGCCCTGCTGCTCGGCTCCGTCGCCCTGCACAGCGCGGTGATCGCCGCCGGCATCGACATCGACTG GTCCATCTGCCTGGCCGCCGAATGGTGCTCCGACCCTGCCTGGCTCCGTCGCGACACCCGGCCCTTCGCCTCCATCTGCCGCGACGCCGGCAGCGCCGCgggcctggggctggcagccgcgttccccccgcgccgcggcaAGCGGCTGGACCCCCGGCAGCGCCTGGCTGGTGCCGTGTTGGCCGTGGGAGCCGTGCAGGCCCTGCACCGGCTGCCGCAGCCCACCGACGGGACCCTCTGGTACGGCACCAGCTTCCTCCGGTACGCGGCTGGGCCCTGGCTGGTGGCATCGCTCCTGCCCCGGCTCCTGCTCTCCCTCGCCcgctccccgggctccccccACGCCGAGTAG